In a genomic window of Thermus thermamylovorans:
- a CDS encoding bifunctional folylpolyglutamate synthase/dihydrofolate synthase: MAYREALAWLFAQRRQGARGLERVRALLERLGHPEAAFRAVHVLGTNGKGSVVAYLEAAFRARGLPYGAYISPHLLDFRERIRTHRGLIPEGAVVGFVAWVRGEAWPEPPGFFDLATALAFHRFREEGVALAAVEAGVGGEKDATNALSHVALTVLTHVGEDHLEALGGSLEAVAWEKAGAFRPGVPVVTGAEGVGLEVARRVAAARGCPLHLLDPEDPLFAIPAPPALKGAFQEANARLAAAALRLLGFPEEAIARGLREARHPGRLERFLVEGVEVYLDGAHNPPAAQALAREFAAYHLVFGAFPRKDVRRMLAHLLPKARSVRYTRAGEGALGPELGGPFFEEPWEALHHAVEAARADGLPVLATGSLYLVGALRGRLLGGFPAEEP, from the coding sequence ATGGCCTACCGGGAGGCTTTGGCCTGGCTTTTCGCCCAGCGCCGCCAGGGGGCGCGGGGTTTGGAGCGGGTGCGGGCCCTCCTGGAGCGCCTGGGGCACCCGGAGGCGGCCTTTCGGGCGGTGCACGTCCTGGGCACAAACGGCAAGGGGAGCGTGGTGGCCTACCTCGAGGCCGCCTTCCGCGCCCGGGGGCTTCCTTACGGGGCCTACATCAGCCCCCACCTCCTGGACTTCCGGGAGAGGATCCGCACCCACCGGGGCCTCATCCCCGAGGGGGCAGTGGTGGGCTTCGTGGCCTGGGTCCGGGGGGAGGCCTGGCCCGAGCCCCCGGGCTTCTTCGACCTGGCCACCGCCCTGGCCTTCCACCGCTTCCGGGAGGAGGGGGTGGCCCTGGCGGCGGTGGAGGCGGGGGTGGGGGGGGAGAAGGACGCCACCAACGCCCTCTCCCATGTGGCCCTCACCGTGCTCACCCACGTGGGGGAGGACCACCTGGAGGCCCTGGGGGGGAGCCTCGAGGCGGTGGCCTGGGAGAAGGCGGGGGCCTTCCGCCCTGGGGTCCCCGTGGTCACGGGGGCGGAAGGGGTGGGCCTGGAGGTGGCCCGGCGGGTGGCGGCGGCGCGGGGGTGCCCCCTCCACCTCCTGGACCCGGAAGACCCCCTCTTTGCCATCCCCGCGCCCCCCGCTCTGAAGGGGGCCTTCCAGGAAGCAAACGCCCGGCTGGCGGCGGCGGCCCTGAGGCTCCTGGGCTTCCCCGAGGAGGCCATTGCCCGAGGGCTTCGGGAAGCAAGGCATCCGGGCCGGCTGGAGCGCTTCCTGGTAGAGGGGGTGGAGGTCTACCTGGACGGGGCCCACAACCCCCCGGCGGCCCAGGCCCTGGCCCGGGAGTTTGCCGCCTACCACCTGGTCTTTGGGGCCTTTCCCCGCAAGGACGTGCGAAGGATGCTGGCCCACCTCCTCCCCAAGGCCAGAAGCGTCCGCTACACCCGGGCCGGGGAGGGGGCCTTGGGTCCGGAGCTGGGCGGGCCCTTCTTTGAGGAGCCCTGGGAGGCCCTTCATCACGCGGTGGAGGCCGCGCGGGCGGACGGCCTCCCCGTCCTGGCCACGGGCTCCTTGTACCTGGTGGGGGCCCTAAGGGGAAGGCTCCTTGGGGGCTTCCCGGCCGAAGAGCCTTAG
- a CDS encoding ABC transporter ATP-binding protein: MRLLVQGVHKRFGPVQALAGVSLELRAGEVLGLLGPNGAGKTTLVKVILGLLLPEEGEVYLEEEGRRRRPQGHEFGVLLEGSRNLYLNLPLLANALYFGGIRGLSPKEVRPRFLHWLERFGLKERLHAPLASLSRGMQQKAALALALALRPRFLLLDEPTLGLDPVSRGELEAILLSLKGEGIGILLTSHDLATVERVSDRVAFLQGGRLLREGPTRALLREWAGEGYLLRLAEPVAEALAEALGPGWLAEGKDRLVFLGEWAALKEALPRVPVEVLEVSRGEPSLETVFLRLFGREAPKEPSP, translated from the coding sequence ATGCGCCTTCTGGTGCAAGGAGTCCACAAGCGCTTCGGCCCGGTGCAGGCCCTCGCCGGGGTGAGCCTGGAGCTAAGGGCGGGGGAGGTCCTGGGCCTCTTGGGCCCCAACGGGGCGGGCAAGACCACCCTGGTGAAGGTGATCCTGGGCCTCCTCCTGCCGGAGGAGGGGGAGGTCTACCTGGAGGAGGAGGGCAGGCGGCGCAGGCCCCAGGGGCACGAGTTCGGGGTCCTCCTGGAGGGGAGCCGCAACCTCTACCTCAACCTCCCCCTCCTGGCCAACGCCCTCTACTTCGGGGGCATCCGGGGGCTTAGCCCTAAGGAGGTGCGCCCCCGCTTCCTCCACTGGCTGGAGCGCTTTGGCCTGAAGGAGCGCCTCCACGCCCCTTTGGCCTCCCTCTCCCGGGGCATGCAACAGAAGGCCGCCTTGGCCCTGGCCCTCGCCCTAAGGCCCCGCTTCCTCCTCCTGGACGAGCCCACCCTGGGCCTGGACCCGGTGAGCCGGGGGGAGCTGGAGGCCATCCTCCTGAGCCTCAAGGGGGAGGGGATCGGCATCCTCCTCACCTCCCACGACCTGGCCACGGTGGAGCGGGTGAGCGACCGGGTGGCCTTCCTCCAGGGGGGAAGGCTCCTTCGGGAAGGGCCCACCCGGGCCCTCCTGCGGGAGTGGGCGGGAGAGGGGTACCTCCTCCGCCTGGCCGAGCCCGTGGCCGAGGCCCTGGCGGAAGCCCTGGGCCCGGGGTGGCTGGCGGAGGGAAAGGACCGCCTGGTCTTCCTGGGGGAGTGGGCGGCCCTCAAGGAGGCCCTGCCCCGGGTGCCCGTGGAGGTGCTGGAGGTCTCCCGGGGGGAGCCCAGCCTGGAGACCGTCTTCCTAAGGCTCTTCGGCCGGGAAGCCCCCAAGGAGCCTTCCCCTTAG
- a CDS encoding ABC transporter — MHLIFLHQLRAELLLSFQQLRVYWFNQLASLVADTVFFFAIAMGIRALAAGTEVPLGLGNLLLLYAAFGITVGMFQSIAFTLHNEATRGTLEHLALARGGLLRQLFLRALADTFFNVLYNGVVFLLLVLLLGVRLEPTPWFPLALLPVALSAMGFGFLMGTLALYFKQVMGLFTILQFLLLPYFFTLAAWQPFMAYLPFAPGAHLLKLGLTGGAFDPGVFLLALLQGVLLLSLGLLAMGRMYALVRHKGLLGRY, encoded by the coding sequence ATGCACCTTATCTTCCTTCACCAACTTAGGGCAGAGCTCCTGCTTTCCTTCCAGCAGTTGCGCGTCTACTGGTTCAACCAGCTGGCCAGCCTGGTGGCGGATACCGTCTTCTTCTTCGCCATCGCCATGGGCATCCGGGCCCTGGCCGCCGGGACAGAGGTACCGTTAGGCTTGGGCAACCTCCTCCTCCTCTACGCTGCCTTTGGAATCACCGTGGGGATGTTCCAGAGCATCGCCTTCACCCTGCACAACGAGGCCACCCGGGGCACCCTGGAACACCTGGCCTTGGCCCGGGGAGGGCTTTTGCGGCAGCTTTTTCTGCGGGCCCTGGCGGATACCTTCTTCAACGTGCTCTACAACGGGGTGGTGTTCCTCCTGCTGGTCCTCCTTCTGGGGGTGCGCCTCGAGCCCACCCCTTGGTTCCCTTTGGCCCTCCTCCCCGTGGCCCTCTCCGCCATGGGCTTCGGCTTCCTCATGGGTACCCTGGCCCTTTACTTCAAGCAGGTGATGGGCCTTTTCACCATCCTGCAGTTCCTTCTCCTCCCCTACTTCTTCACCCTCGCCGCCTGGCAGCCCTTCATGGCCTACCTCCCTTTCGCCCCGGGGGCCCACCTCCTGAAGCTGGGGCTCACGGGGGGCGCCTTTGACCCTGGGGTCTTCCTCTTGGCCCTTCTGCAGGGGGTTCTCCTCCTCTCCCTGGGGCTTTTGGCCATGGGGCGGATGTACGCCCTGGTGCGCCACAAGGGCCTTCTGGGGAGGTACTGA
- a CDS encoding protease complex subunit PrcB family protein: protein MRRALLLLALLPLLAACQLLEGTGYRVAEAQLLFPEATERWTYFYGEPREVRLSGRTLRLEGPRGESLWAVPGALWVNENPFLREVAPSLRPLAEAVRGVGGSLVEVRAQAALRGSWLFDGVGWVRLTGGLRAGERRALVQPAGYTVPDLEAFTRGEAQVLLREVLARRGGRQVVLFELSEPVLRPLGLDPAPDSYRVGALQVQYGLRVEVVSPPAPPYRILDRGGNAAYGEAEARAFLANNPTRLAEVWNLAVGNRLPRPPAPSVDFRTRSVAAFFWGLKPTGGYGIEVVGVTYGGGAARVILNLQSPRPGAIVTQALTSPYVILELERVNRVVFADPAGRVLAEARE from the coding sequence ATGCGGCGAGCCCTCCTCCTCTTGGCCCTGCTGCCCCTCCTGGCCGCCTGCCAGCTGCTGGAGGGGACGGGCTACCGCGTGGCCGAGGCCCAGCTCCTCTTCCCCGAGGCCACGGAGCGCTGGACCTACTTCTACGGGGAGCCCCGGGAGGTGCGGCTTTCGGGGCGCACCCTCCGGCTGGAAGGCCCCCGGGGGGAAAGCCTCTGGGCCGTGCCCGGAGCCCTTTGGGTGAACGAAAACCCCTTCCTCCGGGAGGTGGCCCCCTCCCTCAGGCCCCTGGCCGAGGCGGTGCGGGGCGTGGGGGGAAGCCTGGTGGAGGTGCGCGCCCAGGCCGCCCTGAGGGGCAGCTGGCTCTTCGACGGGGTGGGCTGGGTGCGCCTCACGGGGGGGCTGCGGGCTGGGGAGCGGCGGGCCCTGGTCCAGCCCGCGGGCTACACCGTCCCGGACCTGGAGGCCTTCACCCGGGGGGAGGCCCAGGTGCTCCTGCGGGAGGTCCTGGCCCGGCGGGGGGGGAGGCAGGTGGTGCTGTTTGAGCTCTCGGAGCCTGTCCTAAGGCCCCTCGGGCTGGACCCCGCCCCCGACAGCTACCGGGTAGGGGCCCTCCAGGTGCAGTACGGGCTTAGAGTGGAGGTGGTGAGCCCTCCCGCCCCCCCTTACCGCATCCTGGACCGGGGCGGCAACGCCGCCTACGGGGAGGCCGAGGCCAGGGCCTTCCTGGCCAACAACCCCACCCGCCTCGCCGAGGTGTGGAACCTGGCGGTGGGCAACCGCCTCCCCCGCCCCCCCGCCCCCAGCGTGGACTTCCGCACGAGGAGCGTGGCCGCCTTCTTCTGGGGCCTGAAGCCCACCGGGGGGTACGGGATCGAGGTGGTGGGGGTCACCTACGGGGGCGGGGCCGCCCGGGTGATCCTCAACCTGCAAAGCCCAAGGCCCGGGGCCATCGTCACCCAGGCCCTGACGAGCCCCTACGTGATCCTGGAGCTGGAAAGGGTGAACCGGGTGGTCTTCGCCGACCCCGCGGGGCGGGTGCTGGCGGAGGCCAGGGAGTGA
- a CDS encoding ABC transporter permease, which produces MTRPWRRFRKSRLAQAGAFLLLLYLLGALFAPFLAPYSPYTQDLRAAYVPPLAGVSLRGPGGEFGLHVSPAFRHPLEGVQVNWEEKYPVRLLVRGEEWRWLGLTGNLRLFGVEGPVRLHLLGTDEQGRDLFSRILHGIPISLTIGLVAVGIGLLLGAPLGALSAYFGGRTDLLVQRLVDVMLAFPGILLAIVLVAILGPGLTNAMIAVGIAAVPIYARLVRGVVLSLKALDYVEAARALGASHGRILFRHILPNALSPLLIQSSLQMAIAILFAAGLGFLGLGARPPEPEWGLMLARGREYLAVAPHVATFPGLAIVGLVLAFNLLGDALRDALDPRGR; this is translated from the coding sequence ATGACTAGGCCCTGGCGCCGTTTCCGTAAGAGCCGTCTGGCCCAGGCGGGGGCCTTCCTCCTCCTCCTCTACCTTCTGGGAGCCCTCTTCGCCCCCTTCCTCGCCCCCTACTCCCCCTACACCCAGGACCTGCGGGCCGCCTACGTGCCCCCCCTGGCGGGGGTGAGCCTGAGGGGGCCTGGGGGGGAGTTTGGCCTCCACGTGAGCCCCGCCTTCCGCCACCCCCTGGAGGGGGTGCAGGTGAACTGGGAGGAAAAGTACCCCGTGCGCCTCCTGGTGCGGGGGGAGGAGTGGCGCTGGCTGGGGCTCACGGGGAACCTGCGCCTTTTTGGGGTGGAGGGGCCGGTCCGGCTCCACCTCCTGGGCACGGACGAACAGGGGCGGGACCTCTTCTCCCGCATCCTCCACGGCATCCCCATCTCCCTCACCATCGGGCTGGTGGCGGTGGGGATCGGCCTCCTCCTGGGGGCCCCCCTGGGGGCCCTTTCCGCCTACTTCGGGGGGCGGACCGACCTCCTGGTCCAGCGCCTGGTGGACGTGATGCTGGCCTTCCCGGGGATCCTCCTGGCCATCGTCCTGGTGGCCATCCTGGGCCCTGGGCTCACCAACGCCATGATCGCCGTGGGCATCGCCGCCGTGCCCATCTACGCCCGGCTCGTGCGGGGGGTGGTCCTCTCCCTCAAGGCCCTGGACTACGTGGAGGCCGCCCGGGCCCTGGGGGCCAGCCACGGCCGCATCCTCTTCCGCCACATCCTCCCCAACGCCCTAAGCCCCCTCCTCATCCAGTCCAGCCTGCAGATGGCCATCGCCATCCTCTTCGCCGCGGGGCTGGGCTTCCTGGGCCTGGGGGCGAGGCCCCCCGAGCCCGAATGGGGCCTGATGCTGGCCCGGGGCCGGGAGTACCTGGCGGTGGCCCCCCACGTGGCCACCTTCCCCGGGCTGGCCATCGTGGGCCTGGTCCTGGCCTTCAACCTGCTGGGGGACGCCCTGCGGGACGCCCTGGACCCGAGGGGGCGCTGA
- the nikB gene encoding nickel ABC transporter permease yields the protein MLTYAIRRLLIAIPTLFGVVLLVFLMVRLAPGDPAVLLAGEFATPETLEAIRARYGLDRPLPEQFLLYLGALLRGDLGESARSRRPVLEELKTYFPNTLELAVAAILVALLTGIPLGILAALRPGSGLDLGVMTLALLGVSMPVFWFGLLAILIFSVNLGWFPVAGKGTLAHLVLPAVTLGVNATALLARMTRGTLLEVLSQDYIRTARAKGLRERVVVFKHALRNAMIPVVTVAGLEFGTLLAGAVITETIFAWPGLGQLLVGSILARDYPVVQGAVLLVALSFILVNLLVDLLYAGIDPRVRYD from the coding sequence ATGCTGACCTACGCCATCCGGCGCCTCCTCATCGCCATCCCTACCCTCTTCGGGGTGGTCCTCCTGGTCTTCCTCATGGTGCGCCTGGCCCCGGGGGACCCAGCGGTTCTCCTGGCGGGGGAGTTCGCCACCCCGGAGACCCTGGAGGCCATCCGCGCCCGCTACGGCCTGGACCGGCCCCTCCCCGAGCAGTTCCTCCTCTACCTGGGGGCCCTCCTGCGGGGGGACCTGGGGGAGTCGGCAAGGAGCCGCAGGCCGGTGCTGGAGGAGCTCAAGACCTACTTCCCCAACACGTTGGAGCTGGCGGTGGCCGCCATCCTGGTGGCCCTCCTCACCGGGATCCCCCTGGGCATACTGGCCGCCCTCCGCCCGGGGAGCGGCCTGGACCTGGGGGTCATGACCCTGGCCCTCCTTGGGGTCTCCATGCCCGTCTTCTGGTTCGGTCTCCTGGCCATCCTCATCTTCTCCGTGAACCTGGGGTGGTTCCCCGTGGCCGGGAAGGGCACCCTGGCCCACCTGGTCCTCCCCGCGGTCACCCTGGGGGTGAACGCCACCGCCCTCCTGGCCCGCATGACCCGGGGGACCCTCCTGGAGGTCCTCTCCCAGGACTACATCCGCACCGCCCGGGCCAAGGGGCTTAGGGAGCGGGTGGTGGTCTTCAAGCACGCCCTGCGCAACGCCATGATCCCCGTGGTCACCGTGGCGGGGCTGGAGTTCGGTACCCTGCTCGCCGGGGCGGTGATCACCGAGACCATCTTCGCCTGGCCGGGGCTTGGGCAGCTTCTGGTGGGCTCCATCCTGGCCCGGGACTACCCCGTGGTCCAGGGGGCGGTGCTCCTCGTGGCCCTGAGCTTCATCCTGGTCAACCTCCTGGTGGACCTCCTCTACGCCGGGATCGACCCGAGGGTGCGCTATGACTAG
- a CDS encoding glutathione ABC transporter substrate-binding protein, producing the protein MRRVLLALALLALGSALAQRLVVAQGTDPITLDAPLAQDSPSATVVTHISETLFELTPEGRIVPHLAEGFSFADGGRTLVLRLRRGVTFHDGTPFNAEAVKFNLDRFVSRELASPFAFLLSELERVEVVDSHTVRLRLKNPFAPILAHLTHSSLAMQSPAAIQRLGAQYRDNPVGTGPYRFQAWQKGQFVDLVRNENYWGEKPPIPQVRFVPVPEGTTRVALVETGQAHVAVRIPPQDIARLQANRALEVVRTPSLRTIYIYFNTQRPPFNDPRVRQALNHAVNREEILQFVLGGIGRVSDAPIAPGIFGYTAVGRYEYNPQRAQELLRQAGVSTPLRVTLHCPTGRYFQDIQTCEAIQGQLRRVGVEATIQTLEWGAYLQETQRPLAENRIQMAMLGWGTVTGDADYGLYPLFHSSQWAPGFNRAFYRNPQVDQLLSQARISTLPQGRQQLYREAMAQIWRDAPWLFLHSELQVTAIRQEVQGFLVHPTERYLAYRARFR; encoded by the coding sequence ATGAGAAGAGTCCTCTTGGCCCTCGCCCTCCTGGCCCTCGGCAGCGCCTTGGCCCAGCGCCTGGTGGTGGCCCAGGGCACCGACCCCATCACCCTGGACGCCCCCCTGGCCCAGGACTCCCCCTCGGCCACGGTGGTCACCCACATCAGCGAAACCCTCTTCGAGCTCACCCCCGAGGGCCGGATCGTGCCCCACCTGGCGGAGGGCTTCAGCTTCGCCGACGGCGGCCGCACCCTGGTCCTGCGCCTGCGGCGGGGGGTCACCTTCCACGACGGCACCCCCTTCAACGCCGAGGCGGTGAAGTTCAACCTGGACCGCTTCGTCTCCCGAGAGCTGGCGAGCCCCTTCGCCTTCCTCCTCTCGGAGCTGGAACGGGTGGAGGTGGTGGACAGCCACACGGTGCGCCTCCGGCTCAAAAACCCCTTCGCCCCCATCCTGGCCCACCTCACCCACAGCTCCCTGGCCATGCAAAGCCCCGCCGCCATCCAGCGCCTGGGGGCCCAGTACCGGGACAACCCCGTGGGCACCGGGCCCTACCGCTTCCAGGCCTGGCAGAAGGGGCAGTTCGTGGACCTGGTGCGGAACGAAAACTACTGGGGGGAGAAACCCCCCATCCCCCAGGTGCGCTTCGTCCCCGTGCCCGAGGGCACCACCCGGGTGGCCCTGGTGGAAACCGGCCAGGCCCACGTGGCGGTGCGCATCCCGCCCCAGGACATCGCCCGCCTGCAGGCCAACCGGGCCCTCGAGGTGGTGCGCACCCCGAGCCTGCGCACCATCTACATCTACTTCAACACCCAGCGCCCCCCCTTCAACGACCCCCGGGTGCGCCAGGCCCTGAACCACGCGGTAAACCGGGAGGAGATCCTCCAGTTCGTCCTGGGGGGGATCGGCCGGGTCTCCGACGCCCCCATCGCCCCCGGGATCTTCGGCTACACCGCCGTGGGCCGCTACGAGTACAACCCCCAGCGGGCCCAGGAGCTCCTGCGGCAGGCGGGGGTGAGCACGCCCCTTAGGGTCACCCTCCACTGCCCCACGGGCCGCTACTTCCAGGACATCCAGACCTGCGAGGCCATCCAGGGCCAGCTCCGCCGCGTGGGGGTGGAGGCCACCATCCAGACCCTGGAGTGGGGGGCCTACCTGCAGGAAACCCAGCGTCCCCTGGCGGAAAACCGCATCCAGATGGCCATGCTGGGCTGGGGCACGGTGACGGGGGACGCGGACTACGGGCTTTACCCCCTCTTCCACTCCAGCCAGTGGGCCCCCGGGTTCAACCGGGCCTTCTACCGCAACCCTCAGGTGGACCAGCTCCTCTCCCAAGCCCGCATCTCCACCCTGCCCCAGGGGCGGCAGCAGCTCTACCGGGAGGCCATGGCCCAGATCTGGCGGGACGCCCCCTGGCTCTTCCTCCACTCCGAGCTGCAGGTGACGGCCATCCGCCAGGAGGTCCAGGGCTTCCTCGTCCACCCCACGGAGCGCTACCTGGCCTACCGGGCCCGCTTCCGCTAG
- a CDS encoding ABC transporter ATP-binding protein, with protein MSLLELRDVHAYYGHIHALKGVSLSVAQGEIVTLIGANGAGKSTTLRTISGLVRPRQGEVLFGGRPIHRLPPHEIVALGVGHVPEGRRVFPRLTVEENLEIGAFLERDRKVVQRRKEEVYALFPRLYERRAQKGGTLSGGEQQMLAIGRTLMQDPRILLLDEPSMGLAPVLVDFIFEIIQRLNREGRTILLVEQNARLALEVAHRGYVLATGEVTLSGPARELAQNPEVQKAYLGEG; from the coding sequence GTGAGCCTCCTGGAGCTCCGCGACGTCCACGCCTACTACGGCCACATCCACGCCCTCAAGGGGGTCTCCCTCAGCGTGGCCCAGGGGGAGATCGTCACCCTCATCGGGGCCAACGGGGCGGGCAAGAGCACCACCCTGCGCACCATCAGCGGCCTGGTGCGGCCCCGGCAGGGGGAGGTGCTCTTCGGGGGAAGGCCCATCCACCGCCTCCCCCCCCACGAGATCGTGGCCCTGGGGGTGGGGCACGTGCCCGAGGGGCGCAGGGTCTTCCCCCGGCTCACCGTGGAGGAGAACCTGGAGATCGGGGCCTTCCTGGAGCGGGACCGCAAGGTGGTGCAAAGGCGCAAGGAGGAGGTCTACGCGCTCTTCCCCCGCCTCTACGAGCGCCGGGCCCAGAAAGGGGGGACCCTTTCGGGAGGGGAGCAGCAGATGCTGGCCATCGGCCGCACCCTCATGCAAGACCCCCGGATTCTCCTCCTGGACGAGCCTTCCATGGGCCTGGCCCCGGTGTTGGTGGACTTCATCTTCGAGATCATCCAAAGGCTTAACCGGGAGGGGCGGACCATCCTCCTGGTGGAGCAAAACGCCCGCCTGGCCCTAGAGGTGGCCCACCGGGGCTACGTGCTGGCCACGGGGGAGGTCACCCTTTCGGGCCCCGCCCGGGAGCTGGCGCAAAACCCCGAGGTGCAGAAGGCCTACCTGGGGGAGGGTTGA
- a CDS encoding ABC transporter ATP-binding protein, protein MRALEVQGLSKRFGGLVAVNGVSLEVKPGEIFSVIGPNGAGKTTFFNLLTGIYPPDEGQVFLFGKDVTGFPPDRIAREGVGRTFQNIRLFGAMTAVENILVGMHTHIRVPYFHALLRTPLARREERRALEEARRLLDYVGLLHRQEELARNLPYGEQRKLEIARALALRPRLLLLDEPAAGMNPKETEELQAFIQRLRDELGITILLIEHDMRLVMRISDRIAVLDQGAKIAEGPPGEVRQDPRVIEAYLGRGAAGGGA, encoded by the coding sequence ATGAGGGCCCTCGAGGTCCAGGGGCTCAGCAAGCGCTTCGGGGGGCTGGTGGCGGTGAACGGGGTGAGCCTGGAGGTGAAGCCCGGAGAGATCTTCTCCGTGATCGGCCCCAACGGGGCGGGCAAGACCACCTTCTTCAACCTCCTCACGGGCATCTACCCCCCGGACGAGGGACAGGTCTTCCTCTTCGGCAAGGACGTAACCGGCTTCCCCCCGGACCGCATCGCCCGGGAGGGGGTGGGACGCACCTTCCAGAACATCCGCCTCTTCGGGGCCATGACCGCTGTGGAGAACATCCTGGTGGGAATGCACACCCACATCCGCGTCCCCTACTTCCACGCCCTCCTCCGCACCCCCCTGGCCCGGCGGGAGGAACGGCGGGCCCTGGAGGAGGCCAGAAGGCTTCTGGACTACGTGGGCCTCCTCCACCGCCAGGAGGAGCTGGCCCGCAACCTCCCCTACGGGGAGCAGCGCAAGCTGGAGATCGCCCGGGCCCTGGCCCTGAGGCCCAGGCTTCTCCTCCTGGACGAGCCCGCCGCGGGCATGAACCCCAAGGAAACGGAGGAGCTCCAGGCCTTCATCCAGAGGCTGAGGGACGAACTCGGTATCACCATCCTCCTCATCGAGCACGACATGCGCCTGGTGATGCGCATCTCCGACCGGATCGCCGTCTTGGACCAGGGGGCCAAGATCGCCGAGGGCCCGCCGGGGGAGGTGCGTCAGGACCCCCGGGTGATCGAGGCCTACCTGGGCCGGGGGGCGGCAGGGGGTGGGGCGTGA
- a CDS encoding branched-chain amino acid ABC transporter permease — protein sequence MSALGLLLSLGYLGPALLFPGALTHLLGLGVLALVALGRADPRARALALTFLTLGFTLSLWKSGNTLGLIGLVGVLVALTTLPRIPLWIRALLGLAILLVSVPLAGFANTFIFELGIQIGIYAAMALGLNVVVGMAGLLDLGYAAFFAVGAYTWAIFGSPQARNFLQGNFPLPGEYMYLFMLVAIVTTAFTGLLIGFPALRLRGDYLAIVTLGLGEVVRILANNLDHPINFTNGPQGITPVERPPIDWFRDLTAALGLGLDRTTDYQLFFYLLVLLIIGIVVLVNLNLANSRFGRAWTAIREDEIAARSMGIPLFPTKLIAFMTGAAFSGAMGVIFAAQRTFVSPESFTLLASITILAMVILGGMGSIPGAILGAAALTILNLDLLKTFSEFVRTNLPQIPSQVDPAKYERLVFGLVLVLMMIFRPQGLIPERRHRAEMEEA from the coding sequence GGGCCCTGACCCACCTCCTCGGCCTCGGGGTCCTGGCCCTGGTGGCCCTGGGCCGCGCCGACCCCCGGGCGCGGGCCCTGGCCCTCACCTTCCTCACCCTGGGCTTCACCTTGAGCCTCTGGAAGTCGGGGAACACCTTGGGTCTCATCGGCCTGGTGGGGGTGCTGGTGGCCCTCACCACCCTGCCCCGGATCCCCCTTTGGATCCGCGCCCTTTTGGGCTTGGCCATCCTCCTGGTGAGCGTCCCCCTGGCGGGCTTCGCCAACACCTTCATCTTCGAGCTGGGCATCCAGATCGGCATCTACGCGGCCATGGCCCTGGGGCTCAACGTGGTGGTGGGGATGGCGGGGCTTCTGGACCTGGGCTACGCCGCCTTCTTCGCCGTGGGAGCCTACACCTGGGCCATCTTCGGTTCCCCCCAGGCGCGGAACTTCCTGCAAGGGAACTTCCCCCTCCCCGGGGAGTACATGTACCTCTTCATGCTGGTGGCCATCGTCACCACCGCCTTCACCGGGCTCCTCATCGGCTTCCCCGCCCTGCGCCTCCGGGGGGACTACCTGGCCATCGTCACCCTGGGCCTGGGGGAGGTGGTGCGGATCCTGGCCAACAACCTGGACCACCCCATCAACTTCACCAACGGCCCCCAGGGGATCACCCCCGTGGAGCGCCCCCCCATCGACTGGTTCCGCGACCTCACCGCCGCCTTGGGCCTGGGGCTGGACCGCACCACGGACTACCAGCTCTTCTTCTACCTCCTGGTCCTCCTCATCATCGGGATCGTGGTCCTGGTGAACCTCAACCTGGCGAACTCCCGCTTCGGCCGCGCCTGGACCGCCATCCGTGAGGACGAGATCGCCGCCCGCTCCATGGGCATTCCCCTCTTCCCCACCAAGCTCATCGCTTTCATGACCGGGGCGGCCTTCTCCGGGGCCATGGGGGTGATCTTCGCCGCCCAGCGCACCTTCGTTTCCCCCGAGTCCTTCACCCTCCTGGCCTCCATCACCATCCTGGCCATGGTGATCCTGGGGGGGATGGGCTCCATCCCGGGGGCCATCCTGGGGGCGGCGGCCCTCACCATCCTCAACCTGGACCTCCTCAAGACCTTCAGCGAGTTCGTGCGCACCAACCTGCCGCAGATCCCCAGCCAGGTGGACCCCGCCAAGTACGAGCGCCTGGTCTTCGGCCTGGTCCTGGTGCTCATGATGATCTTCCGGCCCCAGGGGCTCATCCCGGAAAGGCGCCATAGGGCGGAGATGGAGGAGGCATGA